One window of the Pseudomonas lurida genome contains the following:
- the yjgA gene encoding ribosome biogenesis factor YjgA: MVDSYDDSLDGEKSKTQVKRELHALVDLGERLTTLKKDLIAKLPLTDEMRRALADAPKHTANIARKRHIMFIGKLMRDQDTDAILALLDQTDASTRQYNERFHNLERWRDRLISGDDAVLEKFVLDYPDADRQQLRSLIRQAQHELAHNKAPATSRKIFKYIRELDETQRGLR; this comes from the coding sequence ATGGTTGATTCTTACGACGACTCCCTCGATGGGGAGAAAAGCAAAACCCAGGTCAAACGTGAGCTGCATGCTCTGGTTGACCTCGGCGAGCGCCTTACAACGCTCAAGAAGGATTTGATTGCAAAACTGCCATTGACCGACGAAATGCGCCGGGCCTTGGCGGATGCGCCCAAGCACACCGCGAATATCGCGCGTAAACGGCACATCATGTTTATCGGCAAACTCATGCGCGATCAGGACACTGACGCCATTCTGGCCTTGCTCGATCAAACCGATGCCTCCACTCGCCAGTACAACGAACGCTTCCATAACCTGGAACGTTGGCGTGACCGCCTGATCTCGGGCGATGACGCCGTGCTGGAAAAATTCGTACTGGACTACCCGGACGCGGACCGCCAGCAACTGCGCTCCCTGATCCGTCAGGCCCAGCACGAGCTGGCGCATAACAAGGCGCCGGCCACCAGCCGTAAAATCTTCAAGTACATCCGTGAGCTGGACGAGACTCAACGCGGCCTGCGCTGA
- a CDS encoding carbon-nitrogen hydrolase family protein has protein sequence MSFAVIQMVSQSDVLANLAQARRLLEEAAAGGAKLAVLPENFAAMGRRDVADIGRAEALGKGPILPWLKQTARDLTLWIVAGTLPLPPKDQPHAKPNACSLLVNDQGEIVARYDKLHLFDVDVADARGRYRESDDYAFGGDVVVADTPVGRLGLTVCYDLRFPELYSELRAAGAELITAPSAFTAVTGAAHWDVLIRARAIETQCYLLASAQGGVHPGPRETHGHAAIVDPWGRVLAQQDQGEAVLLAERDSSEQASIRARMPVVNHRRFFSQGAQRPASER, from the coding sequence ATGTCCTTTGCGGTAATTCAAATGGTCAGCCAGAGTGACGTGCTGGCCAACCTGGCCCAGGCCCGTCGCCTGCTGGAAGAAGCGGCGGCAGGCGGTGCGAAGCTGGCGGTGCTGCCGGAAAACTTCGCTGCCATGGGCCGCCGTGACGTGGCCGATATCGGCCGTGCCGAAGCGCTGGGCAAGGGCCCGATCCTGCCATGGTTGAAACAGACCGCTCGCGACCTCACCTTATGGATAGTGGCGGGTACTTTGCCGTTGCCACCCAAGGACCAACCGCACGCCAAGCCTAACGCCTGCTCGCTGCTGGTGAATGATCAGGGCGAAATCGTTGCTCGATACGACAAGCTGCACCTGTTCGATGTGGATGTCGCCGATGCTCGCGGTCGTTATCGCGAATCCGACGACTATGCTTTCGGGGGCGATGTGGTGGTAGCGGACACGCCCGTCGGTCGTTTGGGCCTGACGGTGTGTTATGACCTGCGCTTCCCCGAGCTGTATAGCGAATTGCGCGCGGCGGGGGCCGAATTGATTACGGCGCCTTCGGCGTTTACGGCAGTGACCGGTGCTGCACACTGGGACGTGCTGATTCGCGCGCGGGCCATCGAGACCCAGTGCTACCTGCTGGCGTCCGCCCAGGGTGGTGTGCATCCGGGACCACGGGAAACGCATGGCCATGCAGCGATCGTCGACCCCTGGGGACGCGTGCTGGCACAACAGGATCAAGGCGAGGCGGTGTTGCTGGCCGAACGCGATAGCAGTGAACAGGCGTCGATAAGGGCGCGCATGCCGGTGGTCAACCATCGGCGCTTTTTCTCGCAGGGCGCACAGCGACCTGCTTCGGAACGATGA
- the tldD gene encoding metalloprotease TldD, translating into MSELLSSVSEHLLAPGGVTIESLQTVLGDLAGPGIDAADLYFQGQISESWALEDGIVKEGSFNLDQGVGVRAQSGEKTGFAYSNAITLEALGLAARAARSISRAGQNGTVQAFSTQDVAQLYAPDNPLEVISRAEKVELLKRIDAATRALDPRIQQVTVSMAGVWERILVASTDGGLAADVRPLVRFNVSVIVEQNGRRERGGHGGGGRTDYRYFLTDDRAMGYAREALRQALVNLEAIPAPAGTLPVVLGSGWSGVLLHEAVGHGLEGDFNRKGSSAYSGRMGEMVASKLCTIVDDGTLAGRRGSLSVDDEGTPTECTTLIENGVLKGYMQDKLNARLMGVARTGNGRRESYAHLPMPRMTNTYMLGGESDPAEIIASVKRGIYCANLGGGQVDITSGKFVFSTSEAYLIEDGKITAPVKGATLIGNGPEAMSKVSMVGNDLSLDSGVGTCGKDGQSVPVGVGQPTLKIDAITVGGTGS; encoded by the coding sequence ATGAGCGAGTTGTTGTCCTCAGTCAGTGAACACCTCCTGGCACCCGGTGGCGTGACCATCGAAAGCTTGCAAACCGTGCTGGGCGATCTCGCCGGGCCGGGCATCGATGCGGCCGACCTGTATTTCCAGGGGCAGATTTCCGAGTCCTGGGCCCTGGAAGACGGCATCGTCAAGGAAGGCAGTTTCAACCTTGATCAAGGGGTTGGTGTACGTGCGCAATCCGGCGAGAAAACCGGTTTTGCCTACAGTAATGCGATCACCCTGGAGGCCTTGGGCCTGGCCGCACGCGCCGCACGTTCCATCTCTCGCGCCGGGCAAAATGGCACGGTGCAGGCGTTCAGCACCCAGGACGTCGCGCAGTTGTACGCGCCGGATAACCCCCTGGAAGTGATCAGTCGCGCGGAAAAAGTCGAGCTGCTCAAGCGTATCGACGCCGCTACCCGCGCCCTGGACCCGCGTATCCAGCAGGTTACCGTCAGCATGGCCGGTGTGTGGGAACGCATCCTGGTGGCGTCGACTGACGGCGGCCTGGCGGCAGATGTGCGGCCGCTGGTGCGTTTCAACGTGAGTGTGATCGTCGAACAGAACGGCCGTCGCGAACGCGGTGGCCATGGTGGTGGCGGGCGTACCGACTACCGCTATTTCCTCACCGATGACCGTGCCATGGGATATGCCCGTGAAGCGCTGCGCCAGGCACTGGTCAACCTGGAAGCCATTCCGGCGCCGGCCGGTACTTTGCCGGTGGTACTGGGCTCAGGTTGGTCCGGCGTGCTGCTGCACGAAGCCGTTGGCCACGGCCTGGAAGGTGACTTCAACCGCAAGGGCAGTTCGGCCTACAGCGGCCGCATGGGCGAGATGGTCGCGTCCAAGCTCTGCACCATCGTCGATGATGGCACCCTGGCTGGGCGCCGCGGCTCGTTGAGCGTCGATGACGAAGGCACGCCGACCGAATGCACCACCCTGATCGAAAATGGCGTGCTCAAGGGCTACATGCAAGACAAGCTCAACGCTCGCCTGATGGGCGTGGCGCGCACCGGTAACGGCCGTCGTGAGTCCTACGCGCACTTGCCAATGCCCCGCATGACCAATACCTACATGCTCGGTGGCGAAAGCGACCCGGCCGAGATCATCGCGTCGGTGAAGCGCGGTATCTACTGCGCCAACCTCGGTGGTGGCCAGGTGGATATCACCAGCGGCAAGTTTGTGTTCTCCACCAGCGAGGCGTACTTGATCGAAGACGGCAAGATTACCGCCCCGGTCAAAGGTGCGACGTTGATCGGTAACGGTCCGGAAGCCATGAGCAAGGTGTCGATGGTCGGTAACGACCTGTCGCTGGACAGCGGCGTGGGCACGTGCGGGAAAGATGGGCAGTCGGTGCCGGTAGGTGTTGGCCAGCCAACGCTGAAGATTGATGCGATCACCGTGGGTGGCACGGGGTCGTAA
- the rng gene encoding ribonuclease G encodes MSEEILINITPMESRVAVVENGVLQEVHVERTQKRGIVGNIYKGKVVRVLPGMQAAFVDIGLDRAAFIHASEISLREGPAVESISALVHEGQSLVVQVTKDPIGSKGARLTTQLSIPSRYLVYMPRTAHVGISLKIEDEAERERLKKVVSDCVAAEGIKEAGGFILRTAAEGAGADEILMDIRYLRRLWDQIGAQIKTIGAPSVIYEDLGLALRTLRDLVSPKIEKIRIDSRETFQRTTQFVAELMPEIADRLEHYPGERPIFDLYGVEDEIQKALERKVPLKSGGYLVVDPAEAMTTIDVNTGAFVGHRNLEETIFKTNLEAATAIARQLRLRNLGGIIIIDFIDMEDEEHQRQVLRTLEKQLERDHAKTNIIGITELGLVQMTRKRTRESLEQVLCEPCSSCQGRGKLKTPETVCYEIFREILREARAYQAEGYRVLANQKVVDRLLDEESGNVAELEGFIGRTIRFQVETMYSQEQYDVVLL; translated from the coding sequence ATGAGCGAAGAGATTCTGATCAATATCACGCCGATGGAATCGCGCGTGGCGGTGGTAGAGAACGGTGTTCTGCAAGAAGTGCATGTCGAGCGCACCCAGAAGCGCGGGATCGTCGGTAATATCTACAAAGGCAAGGTGGTGCGCGTATTACCGGGGATGCAGGCTGCATTCGTCGACATCGGCCTCGACCGTGCCGCGTTTATCCATGCTTCGGAAATTTCCCTGCGCGAAGGCCCGGCGGTAGAAAGCATCAGCGCCCTGGTGCATGAAGGGCAGAGCCTGGTGGTGCAAGTCACCAAGGACCCCATTGGCTCCAAGGGCGCACGCCTGACCACCCAGCTGTCGATCCCGTCGCGTTACCTGGTGTACATGCCACGTACCGCGCATGTCGGCATTTCCTTGAAGATCGAAGATGAAGCCGAGCGCGAGCGCCTGAAGAAGGTGGTCAGCGACTGCGTGGCCGCCGAGGGCATCAAGGAAGCCGGCGGCTTTATCCTGCGCACCGCTGCCGAGGGCGCTGGCGCCGATGAGATCCTCATGGACATCCGCTACCTGCGGCGCCTGTGGGACCAGATTGGCGCACAGATCAAGACCATTGGCGCGCCGAGCGTGATCTACGAGGACCTGGGCCTTGCCCTGCGCACATTGCGCGACCTGGTCAGCCCGAAGATCGAGAAAATTCGCATCGACTCGCGGGAAACCTTCCAGCGCACCACGCAATTTGTTGCCGAGTTGATGCCGGAAATTGCCGACCGCCTGGAACACTACCCCGGCGAGCGGCCGATCTTTGACCTGTATGGCGTCGAAGACGAAATCCAGAAAGCCCTGGAGCGCAAGGTGCCGCTCAAGTCCGGCGGCTATCTGGTGGTGGACCCGGCGGAAGCCATGACCACCATCGACGTCAACACCGGCGCGTTCGTCGGTCATCGCAACCTCGAAGAGACCATCTTCAAGACCAACCTCGAAGCGGCCACCGCGATTGCCCGCCAACTGCGCCTGCGCAACCTGGGCGGCATCATCATCATCGACTTCATCGACATGGAAGATGAAGAGCATCAGCGCCAGGTGCTACGCACCCTCGAGAAGCAACTGGAGCGCGATCACGCCAAGACCAACATCATCGGCATTACCGAGCTTGGCTTGGTGCAGATGACCCGCAAACGCACCCGAGAAAGCCTCGAGCAGGTGCTGTGCGAGCCGTGCAGCAGTTGCCAGGGCCGCGGTAAATTGAAGACGCCGGAAACGGTTTGCTACGAGATTTTCCGCGAAATCCTGCGGGAGGCGCGGGCCTACCAGGCCGAAGGCTACAGGGTGCTCGCCAACCAGAAAGTGGTCGATCGGCTGCTGGACGAAGAATCCGGTAACGTCGCCGAGCTGGAGGGGTTTATCGGGCGCACGATACGCTTCCAGGTCGAAACCATGTATTCCCAGGAACAATACGACGTGGTGCTGCTCTGA
- the pmbA gene encoding metalloprotease PmbA has protein sequence MSAAQSVGPQALPALQEQVEQILAEAKRQGASACEVAVSLEQGLSTSVRQREVETVEFNRDQGFGITLYMGQRKGSASTSASGPEAIRETVAAALAIAKHTSEDESSGLADKALMAKDLKDFDLFHAWDITPEQAIEQALTCEAAAFDADPRIKNADGTTLSTHQGCRVYGNSHGFIGGYASTRHSLSCVMIAEANGQMQRDYWYDVNRQGDLLADPVSIGQRAAQRAASRLGARPVPTCEVPVLFSAELAGGLFGSFLGAISGGNLYRKSSFLEGAIGQKLFPEWLTIDERPHLMRAMGSSAFDGDGLATYAKPFVENGELVSYVLGTYAGRKLGLPSTANSGGVHNLFVTHGDEDQAALLRRMGRGLLVTELMGHGLNMVTGDYSRGAAGFWVENGEIQFAVQEVTIAGNMRDMFKQIVAVGNDLELRSNIRTGSVLIERMTVAGS, from the coding sequence ATGAGTGCAGCCCAAAGCGTCGGTCCGCAAGCGTTACCGGCACTGCAGGAACAAGTCGAGCAGATCCTTGCCGAGGCCAAGCGCCAGGGGGCCAGTGCCTGTGAAGTGGCGGTGTCGCTGGAGCAGGGGCTGTCGACGTCGGTGCGCCAGCGGGAAGTGGAAACTGTAGAGTTCAACCGCGACCAAGGTTTTGGTATCACCTTGTATATGGGGCAACGCAAAGGTTCGGCCAGTACCTCGGCCAGTGGCCCCGAAGCGATTCGCGAGACCGTGGCAGCGGCGCTGGCGATTGCCAAGCACACCTCCGAGGATGAAAGCTCGGGCCTGGCCGACAAGGCGTTGATGGCCAAGGACTTGAAAGACTTTGACCTGTTCCACGCCTGGGACATCACGCCTGAGCAGGCCATAGAACAGGCGCTGACGTGTGAAGCCGCCGCGTTCGACGCCGATCCCCGCATCAAGAATGCAGATGGCACCACGTTGAGCACCCATCAGGGCTGTCGTGTGTATGGCAACAGTCATGGTTTTATTGGGGGTTATGCCTCCACGCGTCATAGCCTGAGCTGCGTGATGATCGCCGAAGCCAACGGCCAGATGCAGCGTGATTACTGGTATGACGTGAACCGCCAGGGCGATTTGCTGGCAGATCCGGTCAGCATCGGTCAACGTGCTGCGCAGCGTGCGGCGAGCCGATTGGGCGCGCGCCCGGTGCCGACCTGTGAGGTGCCGGTGCTGTTTTCGGCGGAATTGGCCGGGGGCCTGTTCGGCAGTTTCCTGGGAGCGATTTCCGGCGGCAATCTGTACCGCAAGTCCTCATTCCTGGAGGGGGCGATTGGCCAAAAGCTGTTTCCTGAATGGCTGACCATCGATGAGCGTCCACACCTGATGCGCGCCATGGGCAGTTCGGCGTTTGACGGTGATGGCCTTGCAACGTACGCCAAGCCGTTTGTCGAGAACGGTGAGCTGGTGTCCTACGTGCTTGGCACTTATGCCGGTCGCAAGCTTGGCCTGCCAAGTACCGCCAACTCCGGCGGCGTGCACAACCTGTTTGTGACCCACGGCGACGAAGACCAGGCGGCGCTGTTGCGGCGTATGGGCCGCGGCCTGCTGGTGACTGAGTTGATGGGGCATGGCCTGAATATGGTCACGGGCGACTATTCCCGTGGCGCGGCGGGTTTCTGGGTGGAAAACGGCGAGATTCAGTTTGCCGTCCAGGAAGTGACTATCGCCGGCAACATGCGCGATATGTTCAAGCAGATTGTGGCGGTCGGCAATGACCTGGAACTGCGCAGCAACATCCGCACGGGCTCGGTGTTGATCGAACGGATGACCGTCGCCGGTAGCTGA
- a CDS encoding YhdP family protein, which yields MERLIRFFAALTRWGLGLCALLLVLAAVYVSLGRELTPLVAEYRAEVEAKAQAAVGMPLHIGSLEGRWSGFAPVLLAHDVMVGEGSSALRLDQVEVVPDIWASLMAREVRIAHLQVSGLQLSVKEDKDGKWALQGLPVQDEQPLDPAQVLKRMQMVKRVSLLDSQVTLQPFDHAPVTLTYVGLSLHTGATRQRLDARLTLPDGQPLAVNLRTRIRASQWKDAEVQAYLSLPQSDWAKWIPAKLTQQWKLTQFKAGGEFWLTWANGTVQSAVARLNAPQVKGSYADRKPVHIENLALTAYLQRSDTGLKVLFDSLAMNLGETRWESRLQLQQALATDKGQEVWKLQADRLDLTPITPLLNALAPLPEGVAKTVQHLKATGLLRNVLVDFRPQDTTDQKVSFAANLERIGFDAYFGAPAARNVSGSISGDLGHGELRMDSKDFSLHLDPIFAKPWQYIQANARLTWKLDKEGFTLIAPYIKVLGEEGKVAADFLIRLHFDHSQEDYMDLRVGMVDGDGRFTPKYLPAVLSPALDEWLRTAILKGAVDQGFFQYQGSLNHDALPASRNISLFFKVHDAELAFQPGWPHVSKVNGEVFVEESGVRILASKGQLLDTKVKDVYVNIPHAPEGKDSHLLLTGGFAGGLGDGLKILQEAPIGTASTFAGWKGEGDLQGSLDLDIPLAKGTEPKIVVDFKTDKARLQLAEPSLDLTQLKGDFRFDSAKGLSGQNITAQAFDRPISAQIFADGKPGNISTRVTAKGQVTVKRLTDWLKITQPLPVSGDIPYQLQLTLDGADSQLMVSSNLKGVAVDLPAPFGMPASQGRDSVFRMTLQGAERRYWFDYGELANFTFAAPPDKFNDGRGELFLGDGDAVLPGSKGLRIRGVLSELDIDPWKKLVDRYAGNDPGGSAKQLLSGADFKVGKLTGLGTQFDQVNLQLDRKPAAWGLQLDSQQAKGTVNLPDAKGAPIAINLQYVKLPAVDPTVQADENAPDPLASIDPKDIPALDIAIGQLFQGPDLIGAWSLKIRPTAKGLAFNNLDLGLKGMQLKGAGGWEGAAGDSSSWYKGRLDGKNIGDVLKGWGYAPTVTSQDFHLDVDGRWPGSPAYVGPKRFSGSLDAAFRNGQFVEVEGGAQALRVFGLLNFNSIGRRLRLDFSDLLGKGLSYDRVKGLLAASNGVFVTREPITMTGPSTNLELNGTLDLVADRVDAKLLVTLPVTNNLPIAALIVGAPAIGGALFLIDKLIGDRVARFASVQYKVEGPWKDPKITFDKPFEKPN from the coding sequence ATGGAGCGTCTGATACGCTTTTTTGCCGCTTTGACCCGTTGGGGCCTGGGCCTCTGTGCCTTGCTGCTGGTATTGGCGGCAGTGTATGTGAGCCTGGGTCGTGAATTGACGCCGCTGGTGGCCGAGTACCGTGCAGAAGTCGAGGCCAAGGCGCAGGCTGCGGTGGGCATGCCATTGCACATCGGCAGCCTCGAAGGCCGCTGGAGCGGCTTTGCGCCGGTATTGCTGGCCCATGATGTGATGGTGGGCGAGGGCAGCAGTGCCTTGCGCCTGGACCAGGTCGAAGTGGTGCCGGACATCTGGGCCAGCCTGATGGCCCGCGAAGTCCGAATCGCGCACCTGCAAGTCAGCGGCCTGCAACTCAGCGTCAAGGAAGACAAGGACGGTAAATGGGCCCTGCAGGGCTTGCCCGTCCAGGACGAGCAGCCGCTGGACCCAGCGCAAGTGCTCAAGCGCATGCAAATGGTCAAGCGCGTTTCGCTGCTCGACAGCCAGGTGACATTGCAGCCGTTTGACCATGCGCCGGTGACCCTGACGTATGTCGGCCTGAGCCTGCATACCGGCGCAACTCGCCAGCGTCTGGACGCACGCTTGACGCTGCCTGACGGGCAGCCGCTGGCCGTCAATCTGCGCACCCGTATCCGGGCGAGCCAGTGGAAGGACGCTGAAGTCCAGGCTTACCTGAGCCTGCCGCAGAGCGACTGGGCCAAGTGGATCCCGGCCAAGCTCACCCAGCAGTGGAAACTCACCCAATTCAAGGCGGGCGGCGAGTTCTGGCTGACCTGGGCCAACGGCACCGTACAAAGCGCAGTGGCGCGGCTCAATGCGCCGCAGGTGAAGGGCAGCTACGCCGATCGCAAGCCGGTGCATATTGAGAACCTCGCCCTTACCGCCTACCTGCAACGCAGTGACACCGGCCTCAAGGTGCTGTTCGACTCGCTGGCGATGAACCTGGGGGAGACCCGCTGGGAATCTCGCCTGCAATTGCAGCAGGCCCTGGCCACCGATAAGGGCCAGGAAGTCTGGAAGCTCCAGGCCGACCGCCTGGACCTGACCCCGATCACGCCACTGCTCAATGCACTGGCACCGCTGCCGGAAGGCGTGGCCAAGACTGTCCAGCACCTCAAGGCCACAGGCCTGCTGCGCAATGTGCTGGTGGATTTCCGCCCTCAAGACACCACGGATCAAAAAGTCAGCTTCGCCGCCAATCTCGAGCGCATCGGTTTTGATGCCTACTTCGGCGCGCCGGCCGCGCGCAATGTGTCCGGCAGCATCAGCGGTGACCTTGGCCATGGCGAGTTGCGCATGGACAGCAAGGACTTCTCGCTGCACCTCGATCCAATCTTTGCCAAGCCCTGGCAGTACATCCAAGCCAACGCGCGCCTGACATGGAAGTTGGACAAAGAGGGCTTCACCCTGATCGCACCGTACATCAAGGTGTTGGGCGAAGAGGGCAAAGTGGCTGCCGACTTCCTGATTCGCCTGCATTTCGACCACAGCCAGGAAGACTACATGGACCTGCGGGTCGGCATGGTCGATGGCGATGGGCGCTTCACACCCAAGTACCTGCCGGCGGTGTTGAGTCCTGCGCTGGATGAGTGGCTGCGCACCGCGATCCTCAAAGGCGCGGTGGACCAGGGTTTCTTCCAGTATCAGGGTTCGCTGAACCACGACGCATTGCCAGCTTCGCGCAATATCAGCCTGTTCTTCAAGGTGCATGATGCCGAACTGGCGTTCCAGCCGGGCTGGCCGCATGTGAGCAAGGTCAATGGCGAAGTGTTTGTCGAGGAGAGCGGCGTGCGCATCCTCGCCAGCAAAGGCCAGTTGCTCGACACCAAGGTCAAGGATGTCTACGTCAATATTCCCCACGCCCCTGAAGGCAAGGACAGCCATCTGCTGCTCACCGGTGGTTTTGCCGGTGGCTTGGGCGATGGTCTGAAAATCCTCCAGGAGGCACCGATTGGCACCGCCTCGACTTTTGCCGGCTGGAAGGGCGAGGGCGACCTGCAAGGCAGTCTGGACCTGGACATTCCGCTGGCCAAGGGCACCGAGCCGAAAATCGTGGTGGACTTCAAGACCGATAAGGCACGCCTGCAACTGGCTGAACCCTCCCTGGACCTGACGCAACTCAAGGGCGATTTCCGGTTCGACAGTGCCAAGGGGCTCAGCGGCCAGAACATCACGGCCCAGGCGTTTGACCGGCCGATCAGCGCGCAGATCTTTGCCGACGGCAAGCCGGGCAATATCAGCACTCGCGTGACTGCCAAGGGCCAGGTCACGGTCAAGCGGCTGACGGATTGGCTGAAAATCACCCAGCCGTTGCCGGTGTCGGGCGATATTCCTTACCAGCTGCAACTGACCCTGGACGGCGCCGACAGCCAACTGATGGTCAGCTCCAACCTCAAGGGTGTGGCAGTGGACCTGCCAGCGCCGTTTGGCATGCCCGCCAGCCAGGGGCGTGACAGTGTCTTCCGTATGACCTTGCAGGGCGCCGAGCGCCGCTATTGGTTCGATTATGGTGAGCTGGCGAACTTTACCTTTGCTGCGCCGCCGGACAAATTCAATGACGGTCGCGGTGAACTGTTCCTTGGTGATGGCGATGCCGTGCTACCGGGGTCCAAGGGGTTGCGCATTCGTGGGGTGTTGTCGGAACTTGATATCGATCCCTGGAAGAAACTGGTGGACCGCTATGCGGGCAACGATCCGGGCGGCAGTGCCAAGCAATTGCTCAGCGGCGCCGATTTCAAGGTGGGTAAGCTGACCGGTCTTGGCACTCAGTTCGATCAGGTCAATTTGCAACTGGACCGCAAGCCTGCGGCGTGGGGCTTGCAGCTTGACAGCCAGCAGGCCAAGGGCACGGTGAACCTGCCAGACGCCAAGGGCGCGCCGATTGCGATCAACCTGCAATACGTGAAACTGCCGGCGGTGGACCCAACAGTTCAGGCTGACGAAAACGCGCCGGACCCGTTGGCGAGCATCGACCCCAAGGATATCCCGGCGCTGGATATTGCCATTGGCCAGCTATTCCAGGGCCCGGACCTGATAGGCGCGTGGTCGTTGAAAATCCGTCCGACGGCCAAGGGCCTGGCCTTCAACAACCTGGACCTGGGTCTCAAAGGCATGCAGCTCAAGGGTGCCGGTGGATGGGAAGGTGCGGCGGGTGACAGCAGCAGTTGGTACAAGGGCCGCCTGGACGGCAAGAATATTGGCGATGTACTCAAGGGCTGGGGTTATGCCCCCACCGTCACGAGCCAGGATTTCCATTTGGATGTGGACGGGCGTTGGCCCGGCTCGCCGGCCTATGTGGGGCCCAAGCGCTTCTCCGGCAGCCTGGATGCGGCGTTCCGCAACGGTCAGTTCGTGGAAGTGGAAGGCGGCGCCCAGGCCCTGCGGGTATTCGGGCTGCTCAACTTCAATTCCATTGGGCGCCGCCTGCGACTTGACTTCTCGGACTTGCTCGGCAAGGGCCTGAGTTATGACCGGGTCAAAGGCTTGCTCGCGGCCAGTAATGGCGTGTTCGTGACGCGTGAGCCGATCACCATGACCGGTCCTTCCACCAATCTGGAGCTTAATGGCACCCTGGACCTGGTGGCCGACCGTGTCGACGCCAAGCTGCTGGTGACCCTGCCGGTCACCAACAACCTGCCGATCGCCGCGCTGATCGTCGGGGCGCCGGCCATTGGTGGCGCGTTGTTCCTGATCGACAAGCTGATCGGTGATCGTGTTGCGCGCTTCGCCAGCGTGCAATACAAGGTCGAAGGGCCGTGGAAGGACCCGAAAATCACCTTCGACAAGCCATTTGAAAAGCCAAACTGA
- a CDS encoding Maf family protein, producing MNSLYLASGSPRRRELLTQIGVPFTVVSAAIDETPLTNEPAVAYVERLARGKAAAGFAVLGKTLGACVLGADTAVIVDGKILGKPVDQADALAMLMALAGREHEVLTAIALTDGQRSETRCVSSRVRFRGISVEEATTYWHSGEPQDKAGGYAIQGLGSVFVAGLNGSYSAVVGLPVCETAQLLDQFGIPCWQNLTVR from the coding sequence ATGAATTCGCTTTACCTGGCCTCGGGCTCTCCGAGGCGGCGTGAACTGCTGACCCAGATCGGTGTGCCCTTCACCGTGGTCAGTGCCGCCATTGATGAAACGCCTCTCACAAACGAACCTGCCGTTGCCTACGTCGAGCGCCTTGCGCGCGGCAAGGCCGCGGCGGGTTTTGCCGTGCTCGGGAAAACCTTGGGCGCCTGTGTATTGGGGGCCGATACTGCCGTGATCGTCGATGGCAAGATCCTCGGCAAGCCCGTGGACCAGGCCGACGCCCTGGCGATGTTGATGGCCTTGGCGGGGCGTGAGCATGAAGTGCTCACGGCCATTGCCCTCACCGACGGTCAGCGCAGCGAAACCCGATGTGTAAGCAGTCGTGTACGTTTTCGCGGTATTTCTGTCGAGGAAGCGACAACCTACTGGCACAGTGGCGAACCCCAGGACAAGGCGGGCGGCTATGCTATTCAAGGCCTGGGCTCGGTATTCGTCGCCGGGCTCAATGGCAGTTATTCCGCCGTGGTAGGCCTGCCGGTGTGCGAAACCGCGCAACTGCTCGACCAATTCGGCATACCCTGTTGGCAAAACCTTACCGTGCGCTGA